In the Rhododendron vialii isolate Sample 1 chromosome 2a, ASM3025357v1 genome, ACCagcctctttttattttttgcaaggacaaAGCCGGTACTCTGTGGACATGTCACCTGTTAAGATTTCAAGAATCCTGAAGGGCCTTTGAGTCGTGCAGCAGCCCTCCAGTCTGCTCTCGTAATAGGAGCGGAGAGGAAGTGAGGGGACCAGCAGCACGAGACAATTGCTTGATTCTATTCCCAAAGTTCTCAACCGTCCATGGGAAGACCCGATGCCGGAGACAGGCGTGGGAGCATCTAGCACAAGAGCTCAGGGGTGTTGGTTTATCGGCATACGGACGCATGCCTGAATGGAAAAAGGATGCTTTCGGAAATCCCATGGACGTTGGTCAGAGTCAAAGCTTTCTATCCAGACCAGAGAGAGAGCTTGCCTATTGCCAAATTGAAGCATGAATTGATTCAGGCTGTGCGTGACAATCAGGTTTTGGTTGTAATCGGTTGAGGACAGGTTTCAGGGAATAACAACTACAAGTCAACGCAATACCTAGCTGAGGCCAGGGTACACTACAAGGGAAAGATTGGTGCACTCAGCCTCGTAGGGTAGCTGCAATGTCGGTGGCCCAAAGGGATGCTGAAGAATCGGCTGCCGATTGGGTGAGGAGGTTGGGCTACGCCTTCGTTTTGAGGATTGTACGGACCCGAAACCGTGATTAAGTATATGACTGACGTATGCTTCTGAGAGAGATTTGATTGATGAGAATTTATTCAAAGTATGCAGTTGTAATGCTTGATGAAGCTCATGAGAGGGACAATCCACACTTGATGTGCTTTTTGGACTACTGAAGCAACATGTTGAGAGAGGAGGCCTGATCTTCGATTGATTGTCACTCTCTGCAACATTAGATGCTGAGAAATTTTCAGGGTATTTCTTTAAACTGCAATATTTTCACAATTCACTGAAGAACTTATCCCGTGGAGATACTCTATACCAAACAGCCAGAAAGTGACTACCTTGATGCATCTCTTATCACTGTAATGCAAATCCACTTGACAGAACCCTGAGGGTGATATTGCTCCTCTTCTTAACTGGTCAAGAGAGGATTGATCATGCATGCCAGTGTCTTTATGAGAGGATGAAAGGGTAGGAAAAAAGGTTCCTGAATTAGTTATTTTACCGGTTACAGTGGCGGGGGGGGGCTTTCCAAGCGAAATGCAATCTAGGATCTTTGACCTGCTCCTGCTGGAAAGAGGAAAGTGGTCGTGGCAACAATATTGCAGAAGCCTCTTTGACAATTGACGGcatattttatgtgattgacCCCGGTTTCGCGAAGCAAAATATTTACAATCCGAAACAAGGGCTTGATTCACTGGTTATAACTCCCATTTCACAAGCATCAGCCAAACAGCGAGCTGGCAGAGCTGGGCGAACCGGCCCCGGAAAATGTTATCGCCTTTACACCGAAAGCGCTTTTCATAACGAAATGTCTCCTGCCTCTGTTCCAGAAATACAAAGGATTAATCTTGGAATGACTACTCTTACAATGAAAGCAATGGGGATAAATGATCTCCTATCATTTGATTTCATGGACCCGCCTTCTCCCCAAGCTCTCATTTCTGCCATGGAACAGCTGTACAGTCTTGGAGCTCTGGACGAGGAGGGGCTTCTGACTAAATTGGGTAGGAAAATGGCGGAATTTCCACTGGACCCACCGTTGTCTAAGATGCTACTAGCCAGTGTAGATCTTGGGTGTAGTGATGAGATTTTGACAATCATTGCGATGATTCAGACCGGAAACATCTTCTACAGGCCGAGAGAGAAACAAGCCCAGGCGGATCAAAAGAGAGCCAAGTTTTTCCAGCCTGAGGGAGATCATCTGACATTACTTGCTGTGTACGAGGCTTGGAAGGCGAATAACTTTTCGGGTCCGTGGtgttttgagaattttgttcAGTCTCGTTCCTTGAGGAGGGCACAGGATGTCCGTAAGCAGCTTCTCACCATCATGGACAGGTATAAATTGGATGTCGTTTCTGCCGGGAAGAATTTTACTACAGTTCGCAAGGCCATAACTGCCGGGTTTTTCTTCCATGCCGGAAGGAAGGATCCTCAAGACGGTTATAGAACTCTTGTTGAAAACCAACCAGTGTACATACACCCTAGCAGTTCTGTGTTTCAGAGACAGCCAGACTGGGTCGTCTACAATGAGCTAGTAATGACTACGAAGGAGTACGTGCGAGAGGTGATAGTTATCGACCCCAAGTGGCTTGTGGAGCTAGCCCCAAGGTTCTTCAAAGCGgcggatcccacaaaaatgagCAAGCGCAAGCGTCAAGAGTGGATTGAACCACTTTATGACAGATACCATGAACCCAACTCTTGGCGCTTGAGTAAAAGGCGTGCTTGATTTTTTCATTATGGGTATGAGTTGAATTTCGACCCAATAGACTTTtgttcaattttaggaaatCTTGTAAATATGAGCAAGTACTGGGGTTCTGCTACCGCGTTTCATACAATAGACTTActcttcctattttttttgatttcacGAGAATAGCAGGAGTAATCAGTaagacgattagtttggctttgtccaagatATTTgtaataaaatccatattgtaAGTGCCGTTAGACTTACATCAATACAACTTCATACTTTTGTCTGGAAAAAATCTGGAATTAATTGTTGCCAATATTTTGCTGTGTATAGCTCTGATTCTCACCTTTTTGTTATTGAGCTGAAATTCAAAATATGCACGTACATGTACAATAcctctttttcctttgttttgtgaGCTGGATGTTTGTACCACTAATCAATATCCGTTTTTATGCTCGATTACAATTTAAGTAGACCCGAGGCCTCCAAGCTATTTTTATTTGCCAAGAGAAAAGCAAATTGCGACTTCTGTCTATGTACAATCCGGTCATTTGGAGATGACGAGATGGGCACACCTGCCTGACGCATGATCTCTGCATCAAACAAAATTTCAGAATAGTCTTGAGTAGTTTTCGTAGTTTAGCCCTTAACTAAGCCAATTAATTGTACAAGATTACATTGTTCGGTTACACTGTCCATCTGTTTGTGGTACAAATATCCAGCTCACATAACAATGGAAAGTGGTACAAACATCCACCATCTCCCATCCTGTTGTTGAACCCCCGATATCGTATTATGTCTCCTCCTCTGCGTAACCATTCCGTGAAAGAAAGCAGTGTTGCGATACCCTTTAATCATCCATTCTTTGCAATATTTTTGCCTTCAATACTTATCCTCCTGCTCTCAAGCTTCCCCTAATTCAATTTCGAGCCTCCTGACTTTTCCCATATCCCCATTACTATGGTTTTCACCAGTCTCTCGCAATTTTTGTTGAATCTCAGTAATCTTTCTTCTAGAATTAAAGTTTTTCTCCTTACTCCACTTCCTCAATTCCCAGCGGCGCAGTTCTTGACTTTGTGGAAAACCTCGTACATCTTGGATCCCCTTACTTCTCCAGCCCACCCCCTCTGAATGACCTTCTTGCTCTCTGGATCATTATTCCATCTGCTATCAAACCGAAACTGTCTCAGGCCTTTATTACTAGGAGGATTTGTGTCGAGCAACAATGCTGAATGGTCTGAACCTACTGCCTCAATTCTACAAAACTGGCTTTTCGTTTCGGAAAGAAAAACCAGCTGGGGGGAGTGTAGAGTCTACAGAACTCCTTCAATTGGTTCGCAGTCAGGGCTCCCCCCACTCCCTGACTATTCCACGCCAAAAGCCTCATCTGGCCCCATGGGGCCACTTTCGGCTGGCTTCCTCCACCGGTTCAGCAATAGTGCACCCATTATCTCCTTGTGTCACCTTCTGTTTCTTAGCTTCCCCTAGATTGTCGTCCTCCATGCAGCGCTGTGTCGTAAACGTCCACTTCTTTCTATAGAAAATCGTGGAAAATCTAGCCTTCTTTTTGACTACTACTACTTCAGCAGCCAACTTTATTTGAATTTCCTGGTAGATGGCATTTTCATTTCCTATGGAAAGGAAACAAATGGGATTTCTTTCCAGGGGATTTTGGTGGAAAACTTTGGCTAGACAAGTTCCATCATGTTGGTCATTTTTGAAACATGAGGGCCGTTTGGTGGGGCTGCTCTGGACAAAATGCAGGTGACCAATCAACAATTTTATCCAGCTATACAGAAAGTTCTGTGAAGATACTAGTCGAGGTATGGatgataaacgagccaagcaaGCCAAGTCGTTAGTTGTCCAACTTAACGAGTTTAAGAATACGTTCGAGCTTAGATTATTTATGAGGCAAGTTGATCTTGAACAAGCTTTAATTGAGCCGAGCATGAGCCAATCTTGAGTAACTTGAATTTATAATTAGTCAAACGAGCCAAGTAGTAACTTGTTCGaccttggtttgaaaacttaacgagcttcaaaaagtgttcaagcttggtttgctACAGGTAACAAACCAATCTTTAGCCAGGTTTTAACGAATAAACACGAGTTCAACCTTGAATAACTTGGTTCGTTTATCTCCCCTAAGTGGAGAGACAAAAAGGGTGAAAAAGGATTTCCTTATCCGCTTCCCATGCCATCCCCCATCACCGGCGTCCCTAGTTGGCCAGTTTCCTCCTCCTGTGGCAGCCCCCTCCAAGGCAGCGGGGAGGTGTAGATTTGTGACGGAGGAgcaaagagagagacagaggtcCGGTTCAATGGCACCGTGAGCACTCTAGCGTCATTTTGCACTGGGTTGTTGCCACCGCCGTCAGCACATAAAAACCTCCTTAGATCTTTACGACATGAAATTGACTTTGGATGCTGTGAGATGGAAGAATTTGGGTTTACTAAATCTAATTAAGAGAATAGGTAGCCCTGGTCAGAGCACAAATGTAAAATAGAATTCATGCAGCCGACTCCAATTAAATTCATTAGCGTTATGTTTTGACTACGATCAATGTTCACTCAAGAATACTTGAGTTGTTTCGCTTTtcaaatatgtatattttgagGGTCATATTACATGTGAATAATAGTAGCACGTGCAtcgaatagaaaaaaaattgaactatcTTTTTTATCAAATGCTTTTGTGTCCATCTGTTTGATACGCGGGGCtgaaaaaaataccaatgtattttttttgtcccatgCATCAAACGGGCATTGTTAAAAGAAACGGGATGGGAGTGGTTTATTCAGCCTCGTTGTAAGGGTATTTCAGAATGAAAAATGTAGAAAACAAATTGGTCTGTTCAGGCTTTTTAAAGGAGTAGTAGatataaatagaaaaaaaaatactccctcttTCCATATTGTTGGTCCTCTGcgaaaagaattgaaaattttgaatttaacaaataaaatacttcctctaataatttttaatatttcttcacacccaattaaaattttcaattagaTCTTTAATTtagtattaaaaaatttaaaaaattatgcacgaaattacttttttatgtatcccaaaatttcatttctttttgcaGAGGACGAACCACATGTGATGGTGGTACAATTAGTCTGTTTAGAACTTACAAAATTTATTCCGAGCGGgcatcacgtggtacccacccggcactgaaaaatttctccacaaGAAGCAAGAGGAAAACAGGTGTGAGGTGTGTCATAGGTGCGACTTTTCTATGAAGCAGAGAAGGAGCATCGCCAGCAGGCCCAGCACCACCAACAATAAtagcaacaaacaaaaaagatagaTACCTGGGTGTTCCTATTCAAAGCAAAGTAAGAAAGATCAAGCAAGAAATGGAGAAGATCAAACACCCATTGCTGGCACTGCAGCCGTCGGAGCCGAGACCAGTTCTCTGGGAGATCACCAGGCAGCAGTGCTCTCGATTGCTGCTGAGATTGGCAGAAAAACCTATCTATGTTGGAAAATGGAAAGTAAGACAGAAAATTTCTCTGATAAAAGGGGGcatctatttatttttgatgGTTCTTTCTACTTGTTTTCCTTATGTtctgggatatatatatatccagttGCACACAGTTGACGTAGGAATTTGTTGAGAACTTCCTTGAACAGGAACTTCTTTTTGCATTCTTGTCAGTTTTGAGCTTGTGTCTCATAACAACAGATTTTGCCGAGGGCTTGAATAATAGCAGTTTCTTCTACCTGGCTTCTAACAAGAATTTCATGGGCTGAATAGCAAGCTCAAAAAAGTGAATAAGTTCTCGttcttcactttctttttaCAAGAATAATCATGGGTGGACATGAATAACATGgtcaaaaaatgaataacttctctttctttccaaaatgcaaacaatacaatattttttttgggaaatagaTCATTTTATAGCACCAAAACAACGGGGAAAACACTCTTCAAAACAAACTGTACAAGCAACCTAGCTACACTCTACAAAAACTCTGGGAATACCAGGCCCAAAAATTCTACGTGGAAGTTTCCAAAGCTCACACATGCTTTGGTTCTCCACTGAACCACTGAACTAGGAATCACTTTCCAAGAAGAAACACGAGATCTAATGTACTCATCTATACCATCCAACACTTCAGGTGCACATTTAGATCTCCCACCAAAGATACGGGAATTTCTCTCCATCCAAATGTGATAAACTGCTGCAGCCAAGACTAATTTGAAAAGGAGAGATTGAAAAGAATTACCCCTGCAGAAATGAATTGCCCAACTAACTTCAGAATTCCATAGACCAGCCTTCCTTTGAATCTGAAATCTGGATAAAATGACTTCCCAAATGTTGCTTGAATAACTGCAATGAAAGAACAGGTGCTGCAAAGACTCATCAGCCTGGGAACAAAGCACACAAATAGGGTCAACCTCCATTCCCCACTTCCATAATCTGTCCTTAGTGGAAAGCCTTTGAAGACAGGCAAGCCACAAAATGAATGCCCATTTTGGTACATTCCGAGGGAACCAAACTAAAAACAATACAATATTGATACAACTTACTAAAAAGTATGTGCGTAGGTGGATCAGTCAAGAGTAGATATCACTTGTAATGGTTATACAAGAAAAATTATAACTGAATGGGAGGGAATCACCAGCCATAAAATCAGCCAAAATTTTCACGAAATGTACTAGCAAAACATGAAGACAGAACAACATAATATTATGACAGAAGGGGAAAGGAATATTTGATATAAAAGGTATGGAAGATCCATTTAACTTTCCAAAACTTCCAAATTCCTTGATAGTCCATAAGATTGCACATGTAGCTATTAAGTACATAACATCCCAACAATTCACGTATAATTTTGTCCACATTCACATAACTGCAAATTACAACCAAGATAAAATTTTGTCTTGAATCTTGTGAGGGACCGACTTGAAGAAATTGTGAGAACTAGCAGAAATCATTATAGGACTGACTTGAAGAAATTGAAGTCAATTAAAGAGAAGATGCATCTTGAATTTCACGGAAAAACATCATAACCACTATTAGAACATTGGAGAAGCAACAAAATTGAGAAGTAGAAATTATGACGAAAACAACAATGGAATGATTCTCAACTAGTTTCAAAACTTATGAATCATAAAGATGTCAAACTACATAATATAATAATAGTCTGCTTAATCTAAGGCCTGCTGCTGAAAATAGAATACTAGAAACAGGTTTTCATGAATAATAGACTTACAATGGGACCTACGGCAAACTATCTTCAACACTGACGCAATAAACCTAAACAAGCCAAGAGTCTCTTGTGTCTTGGAGCCAAATAGCAAGCAAAACCCCATCGTGCAAAACCCCATccacaggagagagagaggtggtggcggtggtggtggtggtctgaAGCGCTGTAATAGGAAAAACACAAAGGGGGAAAAAGTTTGGCAACTAGAAGTAATCCAAACTACATCGTTTTGGTATTTGGGGGGAAAGCATAAAATAATCCATCTGAAACTTTGGCTTTTCCACCTGCAGCAAACGACATTTAAAGAGTATAAACAGGGGTTTTCGTGATCGCGGGGAACCAAGTGCCAGGTAAAACcctttttgttgtagtgtacaATCTCATAAATATTCAAGAAATAAGATAGCAGATGTGCTCTGTAATTTCCAGAATttggaagagaaaagaagaatgCCTTAAGCTATTGAATGTACACATACCAAGGTTGACTTAATTGTGCTGTTGCAGGAGATCACTTATTTTACTATATCCTTCTTCATGGATTTTCAGAATGGTCTCCAATTCACTGATTGACAACGTGTCCAATTGCCAACCGCAAAGAGCTGCTAGGAAATTTGCATCTTTGTACCAATGGTTCTGCCAAATAAATGAAGGCATCCTCAATCTAAATTTCTATTTTAGTTCTATATCTTAACAAAATGATGAGCTAAATATTACATGGATATATGAAGTAACAATGAATATTTAGTATAGCGTGAAAGCATCCAAAACTACAAAATCatgaaaggagaagagaagacaCAAACCCTGAACGCTTGAAATTCTGCTTCTAGGTTCGCTTTTTCTTCACGTAATTGTCTAATCACGTCCTTTAGCTTCTTAATTTCTTGATCAGATCTTTTCTTCCCACCTTCTatgcttttcaatttttcacCTAAGGCGTCCTTCTCTATTGCATATCTATTCGATTCCTCCTCCATTCCATTCTTCAGCTGTTTAATTGCATCTTCCTTCTTTCTGAGTGCTTTCTGTACCATTTTTACAAACAATTACAGAACAAAATCAatattacaaagtacaaacctGCAAAGTTATGGTGCAAATTATGAAGGGACGTGCAGGAATGAGCAACCGAGACATTAATAAggattcaaacaaattaaaaacctTGAAAACGGACTGCATCAAACGATCAAGTTATATGCTTAGTGTTTGCTAACTTAATCATACTTCCATAACCCAAATCTAATGCCTTTTTTAGGCTTACGAACTGACCCCATCGGCCAACAGTTCTAGTTTTACTTTTCATTGCCCACCAGTTTCATGAAGCAGAcatcaaaattcaatatttCTTATGATATCATTAGAAGAATGAATCCCCATTTGAGCATAGTTCGGTAAACCTACAACTCTAACTATGGTTTGGTCACTCGTGATTTTGCCCCACTAATACCGGAATTTCAAAGAATGTTCTATTGGCATGTGGTTGGATAAGGGAATTCGGAAAACGTTGCAAAAACAGTGAGAAGTTCAATCGTTAAAGACACTCGAGAAAGCAAGTCTTATCCAATACCTTATATTCTTCATTTTTCTGATGTAGATCCTCCTTGTACAATTGTTTCTCGCTCATGAGCTTACTCTCAACTTTTTCCATCTTTAATTTGAGCTCCTTTGAATTTTCCTCCAATCTTTTTGACAATGCAGCATTCTCTTCAAGCTGACTCCGAAGATTTGCTTGATCAGCTTTAGCTTTTCTGGAATCCTCTATTGCCATTTGAACAATCAATCCAGCAACTTTTGGCACTTCACCAGCAAAACATACAAGAATATCAGACAATTTACTTGCTTGTTCAGAATCATTTGTGTGTCCTGTTGCAATCTCAAGCAATTCTTTAAGCATCCTCTTCTCATTAAAACTCTCATCAGTAGACAATTCAAGTAGTGCAGCGTAAATCCTTTTCCCAAGGTGTTGCATTCTGGAGTCTACAGAGAGGGATAATCTTTTAGCCAAGACAGCATATCTTTCCTTACTAGGTCCAGCCTCCATAACCGCAATTGATTCAGGAATATTATCCGGCACATTTTCCCGCAATTCACTGCTGCTGGCAGATAAAGCCTGCGAGacaaaataagataaaagaaaaagatgtcGTTAGAAGATTGGTAGGAGATGCAATTTATATAATTTCAACAAAATCTCAAAGGATCGGGATAATGCCACGCTTGTATTTGTTAAGGACACGATTCTTTATCTAGTCTGACATTGTTACCCACAAATGCTTCTTTGACTCATTGAACAAAGGTTATAGTAGTCAATCAACATAACCTATCGTGTCCCTAACAATACAATCGTGGCATTATCACCACCCAATACCATATAACCAAGGAATTAtgaaaagcaaacaaacaaagaagGACCTAATTACATGTTTTTCTTAAAACTATCAGACacagaaatatttttttttgtttgctaacTGACCTGAAAATCTAAGATCTCACAAACGAAAATAACTGTCTCATTTAGAAGAAATCCATTGTTTGATTTCAACACTTCTAGCTCCATTAACTTGACATCATTTCTACCATTTGATGATATTGTAAACTCTTGCTTCACACATCTGTCAGGATTCTCTTGGTTCACTAAAATTATGCAGGAACTGATCAAACAACTCAAATCACGATCACCCAGAAGTGGTGAATGTAACTCCAAGGATGCCCATACGTCAGTTGATGTTAACCAGACCCCTGTAACAATCATTTAGCaagaaataaattaatcaaGCTTTGAAAAAAGTTACATCAATGACGAAAACTAGAATGACTTCAATAACCCACCAATTTGAAGCTCATATCCTCTTGCTTGAAAAGCTTGGCTAATGATCTTTTCAAAATCCCAAAGAGGTTTGAAAGTAGAGAAATTCCGTATCTTCCAAATGTGAAAGCTTAGTATCTTATCTTGAGATAATGAAATTCCCAATTTCCCCAACGTTTTGGTATCCTGAGATAGAAATTTCTCCTTCAGAATGAAAATTTTAGCACGGAACTGAACCCCATCTTCACCAAGGCAGCCATCATCTCTATAGAAGTCCTTGTGAGACACAAAATCCGGCCAACCTATATCTTTTCTACTATTGGAGAACCTGACCAATGATTTCTTCACAAAAGGTTCAGCAGCTAATTTGGGTCTCACAATCGATAACTCAAAAGCTACAAGCCAACTCGAACCATATGAATCGTGGGAATGCTCAACATCAAGGTAAAAAGATAGGTGGCCTGATGGAGGAGAAAGCCCTGTACCAGTAAGCACACATATTCTCATAAGTTATCCTGACCATTTCAGAAAACTCAATAAGCAAAGAGCACGCCACGTTAATTATTAAAACCAATTTTACATGGGGCAAAGTATCAACATATGGAGGAAGGATTACTTATTTACAATCACTCTCATAGCTTACCCTCTCACACTCagtctttcattttcttcacaCTAGCACACTGATTTCATATACAgtgcagtgtgtgtgtgtgtgtgtgtgtgtgtagatagagagagagagagagagagagagagagagagcagtggCGACTCTAGAAATTATTGGAGATGAGATCATACAAGTATTCAAATTGCAATTGTTCTATAGAGAAATAACGCTGTATCAACAAAATAAAGTCTACCATTTCCAACAAAAATGAGTTTCAAGGATATACATGTAGCAGTGTCCAAGATTTTAATGAAAGATAAGTACTAAATAAATTACTTACAACTCTAAAGTTTGTATATTTCATAACTTTCCCGATGATTCACATTTTCCCAAATTAAAAAACTTAAGCCCTGCGTCAATCAAGCTGAATTCTAAATCAGTTAAGTGTTTGAAATTAAGATTTTGGTGCTTATTGCCATAGtttatttgagagagagagagaggagtgcagcaaaaagatgagaaagactAGAAAGAAGAGGGGTTCTGGAGGGGAAAATTATACAGTGCTGCTGTCTCGTAGTCCTGGATTGAGAATATACTTTGTTAATGGCGACATATTGGAGAAACAACAACAATCATAGTGCACTATTAGTGGTTAAGTTTTTCCCAATGGTGTCAGCCGACCGTATGCTTTATAGACTAGCGTCACCTCTGAGGATGAGGGGAGAGGAAGGTGGTTAGCCCCTT is a window encoding:
- the LOC131310063 gene encoding uncharacterized protein LOC131310063 encodes the protein MSQGGISDVLRQRDQYVGEWRAPISNLTALSEISSPVASFAQAGSFRLVFKPTDGLVYVSVLFSEKFDVHSCLYVNVTIVHQDESKSVSRHWCDERVEEISFPSFLSSIELIDLGFVSGSVLVRFDMRVLLDDLEQEKRDSESPSFIWNIKNFKLFKDVVQKHKIFSGPFSIEEGLTVRATMHHLAIGVECMEMQKEKGAWIFLKLSVRQKYKNRAWVTNAWGRISQRSDEIVSNNFTANSGLRMDALSVSLSCLRAREEFSSVRQHGSSYGKEWMLSMKGKETYAAHIRWLIQNFGRLKEVLKKEENGVAVKSSSFQLGEKMFHLAIYPEGLSPPSGHLSFYLDVEHSHDSYGSSWLVAFELSIVRPKLAAEPFVKKSLVRFSNSRKDIGWPDFVSHKDFYRDDGCLGEDGVQFRAKIFILKEKFLSQDTKTLGKLGISLSQDKILSFHIWKIRNFSTFKPLWDFEKIISQAFQARGYELQIGVWLTSTDVWASLELHSPLLGDRDLSCLISSCIILVNQENPDRCVKQEFTISSNGRNDVKLMELEVLKSNNGFLLNETVIFVCEILDFQALSASSSELRENVPDNIPESIAVMEAGPSKERYAVLAKRLSLSVDSRMQHLGKRIYAALLELSTDESFNEKRMLKELLEIATGHTNDSEQASKLSDILVCFAGEVPKVAGLIVQMAIEDSRKAKADQANLRSQLEENAALSKRLEENSKELKLKMEKVESKLMSEKQLYKEDLHQKNEEYKKALRKKEDAIKQLKNGMEEESNRYAIEKDALGEKLKSIEGGKKRSDQEIKKLKDVIRQLREEKANLEAEFQAFRNHWYKDANFLAALCGWQLDTLSISELETILKIHEEGYSKISDLLQQHN
- the LOC131316323 gene encoding LOW QUALITY PROTEIN: probable pre-mRNA-splicing factor ATP-dependent RNA helicase DEAH5 (The sequence of the model RefSeq protein was modified relative to this genomic sequence to represent the inferred CDS: inserted 13 bases in 12 codons; deleted 13 bases in 9 codons; substituted 8 bases at 8 genomic stop codons), which gives rise to MKGGKRFEEIRVPFPLVLKVCTELESNLRLRDKVLGLIHHRHWSDCEKLEDFARPIEAARGGVRNADYFVRTLKSVKELEREIETETSDDDRRRGEGMIGMGPTSELVSGVQGRVSTVWKRVGFVQLSEXRGKEGLASCSXIATGRRIRNAKDVVKRSQEVQVKVIXVSGQKLSLSMRDVESQYWXRPLPLKRVRSRRDYEGLSGLEINKEDVPVPVHVTADPXKRLSSPELWDANQMEAAGVLSVRENPVYDEEGEGSVYRXEGAEEELEIELNDDEPASFYFLQGQSRYSVDMSPVKXFKNPEGPLSRAAALQSALVIGAERKXGDQQHETLLDSIPKVLNRPWEDPMPETGVEHLAQELRGVGLSAYGRMPEWKKDAFGNPMDVGQSXKAFYPDQRESLPIAKLKHELIQAVRDNQVLVVIGXGQVSGNNNYKSTQYLAEARXTLQGKDWCTQPRRVAAMSVAQRDAEEXGCRLGEEVGLRLRFEDCXGPETVIKYMTDXMLLREIXLMRIYSKYAVVMLDEAHERQSTLDVLFGLLKQHVERRPDLRLIVTSATLDAEKFSGYFFNCNIFTIHXRTYPVEILYTKQPESDYLDASLITVMQIHLTEPXGILLLFLTGQERIDHACQCLYERMKGXGKKVPELVILPVTVAGGGFPSEMQSRIFXPAPAGKRKVVVAXNIAEASLTIDGIFYVIDPGFAKQNIYNPKQGLDSLVITPISQASAKQRAGRAGRTGPGKCYRLYTESAFHNEMSPASVPEIQRINLGMTTLTMKAMGINDLLSFDFMDPPSPQALISAMEQLYSLGALDEEGLLTKLGRKMAEFPLDPPLSKMLLASVDLGCSDEILTIIAMIQTGNIFYRPREKQAQADQKRAKFFQPEGDHLTLLAVYEAWKANNFSGPWCFENFVQSRSLRRAQDVRKQLLTIMDRYKLDVVSAGKNFTTVRKAITAGFFFHAGRKDPQDGYRTLVENQPVYIHPSSSVFQRQPDWVVYNELVMTTKEYVREVIVIDPKWLVELAPRFFKAADPTKMSKRKRQEWIEPLYDRYHEPNSWRLSKRRA